A window of the Synechococcus sp. LTW-R genome harbors these coding sequences:
- a CDS encoding DUF3747 domain-containing protein, which translates to MFSLVRTLAALLPVASLMAAPVQAKALFDAVEVDQTKFVIVAAPIGTGERAQLNIYEQRKDTRPCFALVEEGPVKVDPLLSSFDFTGICSRYIDGNGYSLRVGEDDLASTYRISVVREKGDNVLMAFPSKPSAGPEMVIARTGGHSQNTDYLLLQPEPGWKLMRRQFGGRNLGHVYIYRDSWPVAEQPAATGDQPATDPAVPGLW; encoded by the coding sequence GTGTTTTCTCTGGTCCGAACCCTGGCTGCCCTGCTTCCGGTCGCCAGCCTGATGGCTGCGCCCGTGCAGGCCAAAGCGTTGTTTGACGCCGTGGAGGTCGACCAGACCAAGTTCGTCATCGTCGCCGCCCCGATTGGGACGGGCGAGCGGGCCCAGCTGAATATCTACGAGCAACGCAAGGACACCCGTCCTTGTTTCGCCTTGGTGGAGGAGGGGCCGGTGAAGGTCGACCCCCTGCTCTCGAGCTTTGACTTCACGGGGATCTGCAGCCGCTACATCGACGGCAACGGCTATTCCCTTCGGGTTGGCGAGGACGACCTGGCCAGCACCTACCGCATCAGCGTGGTGCGCGAGAAGGGCGACAACGTGCTGATGGCCTTCCCCTCCAAGCCCAGCGCTGGCCCGGAGATGGTGATCGCCCGCACCGGCGGCCACAGCCAAAACACCGACTACCTCCTGCTGCAGCCCGAACCCGGCTGGAAGCTGATGCGCCGCCAGTTCGGTGGACGGAACCTCGGCCACGTCTACATCTATCGGGACAGCTGGCCGGTGGCGGAGCAGCCCGCTGCCACCGGTGATCAGCCGGCTACGGATCCCGCGGTCCCTGGTCTCTGGTGA
- the def gene encoding peptide deformylase translates to MANSFAKLARSAELSGRLQVSKEPIENPPYDIHKLGDEALREPARRIGKVDDAVRKLATDMLVSMYAAKGIGLAAPQIGVNQQLLVIDLELDDPNSPPLVLINPEITSVGGGLCTYEEGCLSIPGVYLDVVRPSVVDVSYRDAFGRPKRMKADGLMARCIQHEMDHLNGVLFVDRVTDEEKLLEGLKEKGFDRSDVHTIA, encoded by the coding sequence TTGGCCAATAGCTTCGCCAAGTTGGCGCGCTCGGCTGAGCTCTCGGGACGCCTGCAGGTGTCCAAGGAGCCCATCGAGAATCCTCCTTACGACATCCACAAGCTGGGTGATGAGGCCCTGCGGGAGCCGGCGCGGCGCATCGGCAAGGTGGATGACGCGGTCCGCAAGCTGGCCACCGACATGCTTGTGAGCATGTACGCCGCTAAAGGCATTGGCCTGGCCGCTCCGCAGATTGGGGTGAACCAACAGCTGTTGGTGATCGACCTGGAGCTGGACGACCCCAATAGCCCTCCCCTGGTGCTGATCAACCCTGAAATCACCTCCGTGGGTGGTGGGCTGTGCACCTATGAAGAGGGTTGCCTGAGCATCCCCGGCGTCTACCTCGATGTGGTGCGCCCCAGCGTGGTGGATGTGAGCTACCGGGATGCCTTCGGTCGCCCGAAGCGGATGAAGGCCGATGGCCTGATGGCCCGCTGCATCCAGCACGAGATGGACCACCTCAACGGGGTTCTCTTCGTGGATCGAGTCACCGACGAGGAGAAGCTCCTCGAGGGTTTAAAGGAAAAGGGGTTTGACCGCTCCGACGTCCACACCATCGCCTGA
- a CDS encoding prolyl oligopeptidase family serine peptidase has protein sequence MSLTPPATLTPLSAQLVLGKTPSLKEPVLLAGALYWLEQRPHEQGRTTLMGRSAPGQEAREYTPGSWNLRCRVHEYGGGACAIGRRASGEAVAVFCHDVDRSLWRLDLGQAGAEPQRLLQPQGDRFEGALGGGLIDPHQDRWIGVLERDGIDQLVALPLAGGELELLHQAADFCGYPALNPDGARLAWVEWQQPAMPWDRSSLWLAEVEGSGPLKRAQRVAGASPEDAQAISVFQPIWAGQDLVVANDRSGFWNLEGWSGADQAPLETPHWAPLLTLEAEFAMPQWVFGMSTHAWDGERLLAIACRQGRWELGEVTGGTWRPIEQPCSDLAGLCAEAGQLACIASSPTHPSGLLEVALEGGQWNHRAAAPCPIAPEAISQPEELWFDGHGGQPTQAWYYPPAGGGHGEAPLLVKSHSGPTAMARTGLNLAIQFWTSRGWGVVDVNYGGSTGFGRAYRERLNGQWGVVDVADCAAAAQAVIDQGQAHPKRVAIEGGSAGGFTTLAALCFTDRFSAGASRYGVADLSALAEDTHRFEARYLDGLVGPWPEARATYAARSPLNHAERMGCPVIFFQGLEDVVVPPEQTERMAAALREKGIPVEVRLFPEEGHGFRKGSTQIEVLEATEAFFRMHFAL, from the coding sequence TTGAGCCTGACCCCTCCAGCCACGCTCACCCCCCTCTCCGCCCAACTGGTGCTGGGGAAAACCCCCAGCCTCAAGGAGCCCGTGCTGTTGGCTGGGGCGCTCTATTGGCTGGAGCAGCGGCCGCACGAACAGGGACGCACCACCTTGATGGGGCGATCGGCCCCCGGGCAGGAGGCCCGCGAATACACCCCCGGGAGCTGGAATCTGCGCTGCCGGGTCCATGAGTACGGCGGCGGCGCCTGCGCGATCGGCCGCCGGGCCAGCGGGGAGGCCGTGGCGGTCTTCTGCCATGACGTGGACCGCAGCCTCTGGCGCCTGGATCTGGGTCAAGCCGGGGCCGAACCGCAGCGGCTGCTCCAGCCCCAGGGGGATCGCTTCGAGGGAGCCCTGGGGGGCGGCCTGATCGACCCGCACCAGGACCGCTGGATTGGTGTCCTTGAGCGCGACGGGATCGACCAGTTGGTGGCCCTGCCCCTGGCCGGCGGGGAACTCGAGCTGCTGCATCAAGCGGCCGACTTCTGCGGCTACCCCGCCCTGAACCCCGACGGAGCGCGGCTGGCCTGGGTGGAGTGGCAGCAACCGGCCATGCCCTGGGACCGCAGCAGCCTCTGGCTGGCGGAGGTCGAGGGTTCCGGTCCGCTCAAGCGGGCCCAACGGGTGGCCGGCGCCTCCCCCGAGGACGCCCAAGCGATTTCGGTCTTTCAGCCCATCTGGGCGGGGCAGGACCTCGTGGTCGCCAATGACCGCAGCGGCTTTTGGAATCTGGAGGGCTGGTCCGGCGCCGACCAAGCCCCCCTGGAGACGCCCCACTGGGCCCCGCTGCTGACGCTGGAGGCGGAGTTCGCGATGCCCCAGTGGGTGTTTGGCATGAGCACCCACGCCTGGGATGGCGAGCGGCTGCTGGCCATCGCCTGCCGACAGGGCCGTTGGGAACTCGGGGAGGTCACCGGCGGAACTTGGCGACCGATTGAGCAACCCTGCAGCGACCTGGCGGGACTGTGCGCTGAAGCCGGACAGCTGGCCTGCATCGCCAGCAGCCCAACCCATCCCTCGGGTCTGCTGGAGGTCGCACTGGAGGGCGGCCAGTGGAACCATCGCGCCGCGGCCCCCTGCCCGATCGCCCCGGAGGCCATCAGCCAACCCGAAGAACTGTGGTTTGACGGCCATGGCGGCCAGCCCACCCAGGCCTGGTACTACCCCCCTGCCGGAGGCGGCCACGGCGAAGCACCGCTGCTCGTGAAGAGCCACAGCGGCCCCACCGCGATGGCCCGCACCGGCCTGAATCTGGCGATCCAGTTCTGGACCAGCCGCGGCTGGGGGGTGGTCGATGTGAACTACGGCGGATCCACGGGCTTCGGCCGGGCCTACCGCGAACGACTCAACGGCCAGTGGGGCGTGGTCGATGTCGCCGACTGTGCCGCCGCGGCCCAGGCCGTGATCGACCAGGGGCAGGCCCACCCCAAGCGGGTCGCGATCGAGGGGGGCAGCGCCGGCGGCTTCACGACCCTGGCGGCCCTCTGTTTCACGGACCGCTTCAGCGCTGGAGCGAGCCGCTACGGCGTCGCCGACCTGAGCGCCCTCGCCGAGGACACCCACCGCTTTGAGGCCCGCTACCTCGATGGCCTCGTGGGCCCGTGGCCGGAGGCGCGCGCGACCTACGCAGCCCGCTCCCCCCTCAACCACGCCGAGCGAATGGGCTGCCCGGTGATCTTTTTCCAGGGGCTCGAGGACGTCGTGGTGCCCCCCGAGCAAACCGAGCGGATGGCCGCCGCCCTGCGCGAGAAGGGCATCCCGGTGGAGGTGCGCCTCTTTCCAGAGGAGGGCCACGGGTTCCGCAAGGGCAGCACCCAGATCGAGGTGCTGGAGGCCACGGAAGCCTTCTTCCGGATGCACTTCGCCCTCTGA
- a CDS encoding sodium/glutamate symporter translates to MDGLLPGLWGPDLFDGISWLVLAGGVLAAILATGRAIGRRLQLQLWGIPEALVAGVLGLLVAPKGPFPLLPEHLMELWAQLPLVLLTLVFGSLMLGKPLPKLAGVLKPVGGHVTLALVLAFGQYVVAGLVVLLVLQPLLGFSPVMACLIEVAFEGGHGSAAAMGASYAALGFESGQDLGLALATVGLLSSTLIGGLVVVLGRSRGWLVADLAPEAIQPPATPTEASDGPGHPLAAWLCNLGLVGVAVGVGWLLQLLLRQLTGWIGGGVATVGQALPVFPLAILGSLLVRWLLQRSGRSQWASAPIQSEVSTLAADLLIASATAGLNLQLLQANWLPISLLAGAGLAWNLLISLWLAPKLLPKDWFERALVEFGQATGVAASGLLLLRMADPEDHSDALPAFSLKQLLLQPLLSGGVITVVAPLAVTGWGLPLWTLVCAGVMLLAAGAGLWIAQLPELEEAR, encoded by the coding sequence ATGGACGGGCTTCTGCCAGGACTCTGGGGCCCTGATCTCTTCGATGGGATCAGCTGGCTTGTCCTGGCCGGAGGCGTTCTGGCCGCAATCCTGGCGACCGGTCGGGCCATCGGCCGGCGGCTGCAGCTGCAGCTCTGGGGCATTCCTGAGGCCTTGGTGGCCGGTGTTTTGGGCCTGCTGGTGGCCCCCAAGGGACCCTTCCCGCTGCTGCCCGAGCACCTGATGGAGCTCTGGGCGCAGCTGCCCTTGGTGCTGCTGACCTTGGTCTTCGGCTCCTTGATGCTCGGCAAACCCCTGCCCAAGCTCGCGGGGGTGCTCAAGCCGGTGGGCGGCCACGTCACCCTGGCCTTGGTCCTGGCCTTCGGCCAGTACGTCGTGGCGGGGTTGGTGGTGCTGCTGGTGCTGCAACCGCTGCTGGGCTTCAGCCCGGTGATGGCCTGCCTGATCGAGGTGGCCTTTGAAGGCGGCCATGGCTCCGCCGCGGCCATGGGGGCGAGCTATGCCGCCCTGGGATTCGAGAGCGGCCAAGACCTCGGGCTCGCCCTGGCGACGGTGGGACTGCTCTCCTCGACCTTGATCGGCGGCTTGGTGGTGGTGCTCGGGCGCTCCCGGGGGTGGCTCGTGGCGGACCTCGCCCCCGAGGCGATCCAGCCCCCCGCGACACCCACCGAGGCCAGCGACGGCCCTGGACATCCGCTGGCCGCGTGGCTCTGCAACCTCGGCCTGGTGGGCGTCGCCGTTGGCGTGGGCTGGCTCCTGCAACTGCTGCTGCGGCAGCTGACAGGCTGGATCGGGGGCGGGGTAGCCACAGTGGGACAGGCCCTACCGGTGTTTCCCCTGGCGATCCTTGGGTCCCTGCTGGTGCGCTGGCTGCTGCAGCGCAGCGGGCGGAGCCAATGGGCGTCGGCGCCCATCCAAAGCGAAGTCAGCACCCTGGCGGCCGATCTACTGATCGCCTCGGCCACCGCCGGTCTCAACCTGCAACTGCTGCAGGCGAACTGGCTACCGATCAGCCTGCTGGCCGGGGCCGGCTTGGCCTGGAACCTCCTGATCAGTCTCTGGCTCGCCCCCAAGCTGCTGCCCAAGGACTGGTTTGAGCGGGCCCTGGTGGAATTCGGCCAGGCCACCGGCGTGGCCGCGTCGGGCCTGCTGCTGCTGCGCATGGCGGACCCGGAGGACCACAGCGACGCCCTCCCGGCTTTCTCGCTGAAGCAGCTGCTGCTGCAACCCCTGCTGTCGGGCGGGGTGATCACCGTGGTGGCCCCCCTGGCCGTGACGGGCTGGGGGCTGCCCCTCTGGACCCTGGTCTGCGCCGGCGTGATGCTGCTGGCCGCGGGCGCGGGCCTCTGGATCGCTCAGCTGCCGGAGCTCGAGGAGGCCCGGTAG
- a CDS encoding class II aldolase/adducin family protein, with product MSDLDLREQLVDCARRMQASGINQGTSGNLSVRIPGGMLITPSSLPYEQMQPNDLVALDLKGEPLFIPADGRPQRRPSSEWRLHADVLASRPEVQAVLHCHSIHATALACHGRDIPPFHYMTAVAGGHDIRCAPYATFGTQELSDGVVQALEGRLACLMAQHGQVSVGPTLDKALALAVEVETLARIYLQALALGEPPLLSAEQMEQVRHQFRTLLYRASSSSGS from the coding sequence ATGTCTGATCTGGATCTGCGCGAGCAACTCGTCGACTGCGCCCGGCGCATGCAGGCCAGCGGGATCAACCAGGGCACCTCCGGCAACCTCTCGGTACGCATCCCCGGCGGGATGCTGATTACCCCCAGCTCCCTGCCCTATGAGCAGATGCAGCCCAACGACTTGGTGGCGCTGGATCTCAAGGGTGAGCCCCTCTTCATCCCCGCCGATGGCCGTCCCCAACGCCGGCCCTCCTCGGAGTGGCGTCTGCATGCCGACGTCCTGGCCAGCCGCCCGGAGGTGCAGGCGGTGCTGCACTGCCACTCCATCCACGCCACCGCCCTGGCCTGCCATGGCCGGGACATTCCTCCTTTCCACTACATGACGGCGGTGGCCGGCGGTCACGACATCCGCTGTGCCCCCTACGCCACCTTTGGAACCCAGGAGCTCTCCGACGGTGTGGTCCAAGCCCTTGAGGGACGGCTGGCCTGCCTGATGGCCCAGCACGGTCAGGTCTCGGTGGGCCCCACCCTCGACAAGGCTCTCGCCCTGGCCGTCGAGGTGGAAACCCTGGCGCGGATCTACCTGCAGGCCCTCGCCCTTGGCGAGCCGCCGCTGCTGAGTGCTGAGCAGATGGAGCAGGTGCGCCATCAGTTCCGCACCCTCCTCTACCGGGCCTCCTCGAGCTCCGGCAGCTGA
- the mtnA gene encoding S-methyl-5-thioribose-1-phosphate isomerase, translating into MKIDGQAWRTIWLEEGGRSVGVIDQTLLPHRFTTRRLSSCDEAAEAIRTMVVRGAPLIGVTGAYGLMLALQVDPSDAALAAAFEQLNATRPTAVNLRWALERVRDRVAPLAPEQRAEAAQSEAAAIADEDVAMCEAIGDHGLAIFQELAAARPGKTFNVLTHCNAGWLATVDWGTALAPIYKAHRAGLDIHVWVDETRPRNQGASLTAYELGREGVPHTVIVDNAGGHLMQHGQVDAVIVGTDRTTRRGDVCNKIGTYLKALAARDNNVPFYVALPASTIDWQIDDGVAEIPIEARSPEEVTHIQGRSPDGQITSVQLSPDGSPGFNPAFDVTPARLVTALITERGVVAASAEGLQELYADV; encoded by the coding sequence ATGAAGATCGACGGCCAGGCCTGGCGCACCATCTGGCTCGAAGAGGGTGGTCGCTCGGTTGGGGTCATCGATCAGACCCTGCTGCCCCACCGCTTCACCACCCGCCGCCTGAGCAGCTGCGATGAGGCCGCCGAGGCCATCCGCACGATGGTGGTGCGCGGCGCCCCCCTGATCGGGGTCACCGGGGCCTACGGCCTGATGCTCGCTCTGCAGGTGGACCCCAGCGATGCCGCCCTGGCGGCCGCCTTCGAGCAACTCAATGCCACCCGCCCCACGGCCGTGAACCTGCGCTGGGCCCTCGAGCGGGTCCGGGATCGTGTCGCGCCGCTGGCCCCTGAGCAGCGGGCGGAGGCGGCGCAATCCGAGGCAGCGGCCATCGCCGATGAGGACGTGGCGATGTGTGAGGCCATCGGCGACCACGGCCTCGCGATCTTCCAGGAGCTGGCCGCGGCTCGGCCGGGTAAGACCTTCAACGTCCTGACCCACTGCAATGCCGGTTGGCTGGCCACCGTCGATTGGGGCACGGCCCTCGCGCCGATCTACAAGGCCCACCGCGCTGGCCTCGATATTCACGTCTGGGTCGATGAGACCCGCCCCCGCAACCAGGGCGCCTCGCTGACCGCCTATGAGCTCGGCCGCGAAGGGGTTCCCCACACCGTCATCGTCGACAACGCCGGCGGGCACCTCATGCAGCACGGCCAGGTGGATGCCGTGATCGTCGGCACCGACCGCACCACCCGCCGCGGCGATGTCTGCAACAAGATCGGGACCTACCTGAAGGCCCTGGCGGCGCGCGACAACAACGTCCCCTTCTATGTCGCCCTGCCGGCCTCCACGATCGACTGGCAGATCGATGACGGGGTCGCCGAGATTCCCATCGAGGCCCGCAGCCCTGAGGAGGTCACCCACATCCAGGGCCGCAGCCCCGATGGGCAGATCACCAGCGTGCAGCTCAGCCCCGATGGCAGCCCTGGCTTTAACCCCGCCTTTGATGTCACCCCGGCCCGCCTGGTGACGGCCTTGATCACCGAGCGCGGCGTCGTCGCCGCCAGCGCCGAAGGTCTCCAGGAGCTCTACGCCGATGTCTGA
- a CDS encoding DUF1543 domain-containing protein, whose product MTPPSPSAPTLFLVVLGGRTASSLIELHDVRFVAGSTLEATIPELKRQWFGRREGLHLDAYMAVRAIDGWTVRLGREPAAPRPEKLWFVNLGAYRPDSLAELHQFGLVVARSPQAAKAAAKRQWLQGSLQQHKDDLCAVDDCLALEQLDLLGGERWHVQLSPDPAGVSQPQVPDWQGYRPI is encoded by the coding sequence ATGACGCCGCCATCCCCCAGCGCCCCAACCCTATTTCTGGTGGTCCTAGGTGGGCGCACTGCCTCCAGCCTGATCGAGCTCCATGACGTCCGCTTTGTGGCTGGATCGACCCTCGAGGCCACCATCCCGGAGCTGAAGCGCCAGTGGTTCGGGAGGCGTGAGGGTCTGCACCTGGATGCCTACATGGCGGTGCGCGCGATCGATGGCTGGACGGTGCGCTTGGGGCGCGAGCCCGCCGCGCCCCGGCCCGAGAAGCTCTGGTTCGTCAACCTGGGCGCCTACCGCCCGGACTCCCTCGCGGAACTGCACCAGTTCGGTCTCGTGGTGGCCCGCAGCCCCCAGGCGGCCAAGGCCGCGGCGAAACGCCAGTGGCTCCAGGGCTCCCTGCAGCAACACAAGGACGACCTCTGTGCGGTCGATGACTGCTTGGCCCTCGAGCAGTTGGACCTGCTCGGAGGCGAGCGCTGGCATGTGCAGCTCAGCCCCGACCCGGCGGGCGTCAGTCAGCCCCAGGTGCCCGATTGGCAGGGCTATCGCCCGATCTGA